Proteins from a genomic interval of Desulfurobacterium sp. TC5-1:
- the flgM gene encoding flagellar biosynthesis anti-sigma factor FlgM has protein sequence MKIEGFQNIAGVEAQHLKKQIRKRARNGQADETVLQEPNAVSVNESTEIEKAVKEQVQLQSVDTIRVQEIKEAINSGNYPVDIHKISESILKEFLGL, from the coding sequence ATGAAAATAGAAGGTTTTCAGAATATAGCAGGTGTTGAGGCACAGCACCTCAAGAAGCAGATAAGGAAACGTGCAAGGAACGGGCAAGCAGACGAAACGGTATTGCAGGAACCTAACGCCGTATCTGTAAATGAAAGTACAGAGATTGAAAAAGCAGTCAAAGAGCAAGTCCAGCTTCAGAGTGTAGATACTATTCGTGTTCAGGAGATAAAAGAAGCTATCAATTCTGGAAATTATCCAGTTGATATACATAAAATTTCTGAGTCTATTTTAAAGGAATTTCTTGGTCTATAA
- a CDS encoding GGDEF domain-containing protein: protein MVNIKKKLIRDIAIMSVISGVAAPIVIHRFFLQGHPIDPLEFATSLISNFILGWFIYYVIVRGNLKEYFDNVTDIFRRIRRVLEGSKAHSLEEIKQLKIEAQEDDFIYEVSKEINHFIENLYMSEILDNYQREVGKLFATLATPEVLAKSFYNFLLEKFGIVAMAAYMKDSEGVTTRIACFNFRECQTTDFIEACFSFKDLKLINVSDVKIELLDKTDVRELLIVPLTSIDVKAILILAKPTKFSGFELKFLRRIRDLMSLGLTNARNYKRLQEESYLDPLTKLYNRRFGMKRFQELISLAGRENKPLVVGMMDIDDFKKINDTYGHLAGDYVLRTLSSIVKHHVRDIDLVLRYGGEEILMVLFNTDKYDGGKVFERIRESIEKHRFEFEGKLIKVTVSIGCYPIPPEELTENARSKYKEFIEKADEALYKAKKLGKNRVICYSSRTNENN, encoded by the coding sequence GTGGTTAACATTAAGAAAAAACTTATAAGAGATATAGCAATAATGTCCGTGATTTCCGGAGTTGCTGCTCCAATAGTAATACATCGATTTTTCCTCCAGGGCCATCCTATAGATCCCCTTGAATTTGCCACCTCTCTCATATCCAACTTTATATTAGGCTGGTTTATATATTATGTAATAGTCAGGGGGAATTTAAAAGAGTACTTTGACAATGTAACGGACATTTTTCGCAGAATAAGAAGAGTGCTGGAAGGTTCAAAAGCCCATTCCCTTGAGGAAATAAAGCAGCTAAAAATAGAAGCGCAAGAAGACGATTTCATATACGAGGTATCTAAAGAAATAAACCATTTCATAGAAAATCTTTACATGAGTGAAATCTTAGATAACTACCAGAGAGAGGTCGGAAAGCTGTTTGCAACTTTAGCAACTCCTGAAGTTCTGGCAAAGTCTTTTTATAACTTTCTACTGGAAAAATTCGGAATAGTTGCTATGGCAGCTTATATGAAAGACTCTGAAGGAGTAACAACAAGAATAGCATGTTTCAACTTTAGAGAGTGTCAAACAACAGACTTCATAGAAGCATGCTTCAGCTTTAAAGATTTAAAACTAATAAATGTTTCCGATGTAAAAATTGAGCTTTTAGACAAAACGGACGTTAGGGAGCTTTTGATAGTTCCTTTAACTTCAATAGATGTAAAAGCCATTCTCATACTTGCCAAACCCACAAAATTCTCGGGATTTGAGCTAAAATTCTTAAGAAGAATAAGAGATTTAATGTCTCTTGGGCTTACAAATGCAAGAAACTACAAAAGATTGCAGGAAGAATCATACTTAGATCCGCTTACAAAGCTCTATAACAGAAGATTCGGTATGAAAAGGTTTCAAGAGCTAATATCTTTAGCAGGGCGAGAAAACAAGCCATTGGTGGTAGGAATGATGGATATAGATGATTTTAAAAAAATAAACGATACATATGGTCATCTTGCCGGAGATTATGTACTTAGAACATTATCGTCAATCGTAAAACACCATGTAAGGGACATAGATTTGGTACTGCGCTACGGAGGTGAAGAAATTTTGATGGTGCTGTTCAACACTGACAAATATGACGGCGGAAAAGTATTTGAAAGAATTAGAGAAAGTATAGAAAAACACAGATTTGAATTTGAAGGAAAATTAATAAAAGTAACTGTAAGTATAGGATGCTATCCTATTCCTCCAGAAGAACTTACAGAAAATGCGAGAAGCAAGTATAAAGAGTTCATAGAAAAGGCAGATGAAGCACTGTATAAAGCGAAAAAACTTGGTAAAAATCGGGTAATTTGTTACTCATCGAGGACGAATGAAAACAATTAA